A genomic stretch from Deltaproteobacteria bacterium includes:
- a CDS encoding OsmC family protein has product MTETQESKLTWKQDMAFAAELQGHQFMVDASSEHGGKDLGPRPKTLVLTALAGCTGMDVVAILKKMRVTFAAFEVKVSGELTENHPKVYDKIHVIYHLKGENIDRTKVERAVELSRTTYCGVFAMLAHTAKVTHDIIIDT; this is encoded by the coding sequence ATGACTGAGACACAAGAGAGCAAGCTCACTTGGAAGCAAGATATGGCCTTTGCTGCTGAGTTGCAGGGGCATCAGTTTATGGTCGATGCATCAAGCGAGCATGGCGGAAAAGACCTTGGGCCACGTCCGAAAACTTTAGTCCTGACAGCTCTTGCTGGTTGTACCGGTATGGATGTGGTGGCGATTTTGAAAAAAATGCGAGTTACGTTTGCTGCTTTTGAAGTAAAAGTCAGCGGCGAGTTAACTGAAAACCATCCCAAGGTTTATGACAAGATCCATGTTATTTACCATTTAAAGGGCGAGAATATTGATCGCACCAAGGTAGAGCGAGCAGTTGAATTATCGCGCACTACTTATTGTGGGGTTTTTGCAATGTTGGCGCATACGGCAAAAGTTACCCACGACATTATTATCGATACATGA
- a CDS encoding RNA polymerase sigma factor, which translates to MTKKACQPDELRRRATAGDPALLADLFTCFRTDLISFLRQRCGHAGDADDALQDAFVAATRYLSGYRGETPLKNWLYRLASTACTRMRRGRKNNPKLHATYEDGQAASIEKMGQDVEAMIEAKLSPLQKALAILNDKDRAVLMLRDGEQLPAREVAITLDVTELAVKSRLHRARKAVQEYLSK; encoded by the coding sequence GTGACTAAAAAAGCTTGCCAACCAGATGAATTACGCCGTCGTGCTACTGCGGGCGATCCCGCTCTGCTTGCTGATTTGTTTACCTGTTTTCGCACTGATTTAATTAGTTTTTTACGGCAACGCTGTGGCCATGCGGGCGACGCTGATGATGCTTTGCAAGACGCTTTTGTGGCTGCCACTCGTTATCTTTCTGGCTATCGTGGCGAAACCCCGCTTAAAAACTGGCTCTATCGCCTCGCTAGTACTGCTTGCACACGTATGCGTCGCGGTCGCAAAAATAATCCAAAACTGCATGCAACTTATGAAGATGGGCAAGCTGCATCTATTGAAAAGATGGGGCAAGATGTTGAGGCAATGATTGAAGCAAAATTATCCCCCTTGCAAAAAGCGCTGGCAATATTAAATGACAAAGACCGCGCTGTGCTAATGTTACGCGATGGTGAGCAACTCCCTGCACGCGAAGTAGCAATTACACTTGATGTAACTGAATTGGCAGTTAAGTCGCGCCTGCATCGGGCTCGCAAAGCGGTGCAAGAATATTTGAGTAAATAA
- a CDS encoding chloride channel protein yields the protein MLDVSTLFLLCALVGVIAGLGAAGFHYLLQLANHLFLDGLAGYRPQAPLGEKALFHETLSHFSRWILFILPAAGGLISGLIVFWLAPEAEGHGTDAAIEAYHHRNGYIRTRVPFVKTIASAITMGTGGSAGREGPIAQIGAGLGSALAHWLGLSVKQRRIIMAAGLGAGIGAIFRAPLAGALFAAEVLYREMDLEYEVIGPAVLSSIIAFSTFGSIFGWSPLFETPNFRFNSPLELGPYLILALVVAFGGRIYPQIFYGIRDFFRRLSIPNWLKPALGGLIVGCVGLFAPSALATGFGVVQNAFLGQATATFLLIVAGTKVLTTSFTVGSGGSGGVFGPAVVIGGSLGGAVGIVFHNLWPTLVPAPGAFAMVGMAGFFASAAHVPISTIIMVSEMTGNYQLLVPTMFVSLLGFLLVRQHTLYEKQLPTRAASPIHQRLILRAMLERTTVAELLAMHKTAPPATVRDDAPLSVVLERFAQSGYTSLPVLNENDSLVGAIPFQSVRHILENRSTLSQIIVAKDMADNPATATPDQTLFDALREMGKRQHGDLLVVAKNDPKRKVLGILTSNDINSIYDEQFVDTREPIAKTPLSIIRNLLKRMHIPGFISSK from the coding sequence GTGCTCGATGTCAGCACGTTATTTTTACTCTGCGCTCTCGTAGGGGTTATCGCAGGTTTGGGTGCTGCAGGTTTTCACTATCTGCTGCAATTAGCTAATCATCTGTTTCTTGATGGCTTAGCTGGTTATCGCCCACAAGCACCGCTTGGTGAAAAAGCTCTTTTCCACGAAACCTTAAGCCATTTTTCTCGTTGGATATTATTCATCCTACCAGCAGCTGGTGGGCTTATTAGCGGTCTAATTGTCTTTTGGCTGGCACCAGAAGCTGAAGGTCATGGTACTGATGCCGCAATTGAAGCCTACCACCACCGTAATGGTTATATTCGAACCCGTGTTCCTTTTGTAAAAACTATTGCATCAGCAATTACTATGGGAACTGGCGGTTCTGCTGGTCGCGAAGGGCCGATTGCCCAAATTGGTGCCGGCTTAGGCTCGGCTTTAGCACACTGGCTAGGCCTCTCAGTTAAACAACGCCGCATAATTATGGCCGCTGGTCTGGGTGCCGGTATTGGTGCCATCTTTCGTGCACCATTAGCGGGCGCTCTTTTTGCCGCCGAAGTTCTTTATCGCGAAATGGATTTAGAATACGAAGTTATCGGCCCTGCAGTATTATCGTCGATTATTGCTTTTAGTACTTTTGGAAGTATCTTTGGTTGGAGCCCACTTTTTGAAACACCTAATTTTAGATTTAACAGCCCCCTTGAATTAGGCCCCTATTTAATACTCGCGCTTGTTGTGGCTTTTGGCGGTCGAATCTATCCGCAAATTTTTTATGGTATTCGCGACTTTTTTCGCCGCTTATCCATACCCAACTGGTTAAAACCAGCGTTGGGCGGTTTAATTGTTGGTTGTGTTGGCTTATTTGCTCCTTCGGCTTTAGCCACCGGGTTTGGAGTAGTGCAAAACGCTTTCCTTGGTCAAGCTACCGCTACCTTTTTGCTTATAGTTGCTGGTACTAAAGTTTTAACCACTTCATTTACGGTTGGCAGTGGTGGTAGCGGCGGTGTGTTTGGCCCTGCGGTAGTTATCGGTGGTTCACTTGGCGGTGCTGTTGGTATTGTGTTTCACAATTTGTGGCCAACCTTAGTTCCTGCACCAGGCGCATTTGCTATGGTGGGTATGGCAGGCTTTTTTGCTTCAGCAGCTCATGTCCCCATTTCAACTATTATTATGGTTAGCGAAATGACTGGGAACTATCAATTACTTGTTCCCACCATGTTTGTAAGTTTGCTTGGCTTTTTATTAGTACGCCAACATACACTTTACGAAAAACAACTGCCTACTCGTGCCGCTTCACCTATTCACCAACGCTTAATATTACGGGCGATGCTCGAACGTACTACAGTAGCAGAATTATTAGCCATGCATAAAACTGCACCACCCGCTACCGTTCGCGATGATGCACCATTATCGGTAGTTTTAGAACGATTTGCTCAAAGTGGCTATACGAGCTTGCCAGTTCTCAACGAAAATGACTCTTTAGTTGGCGCTATTCCTTTTCAAAGCGTTCGTCATATTCTTGAAAACCGTTCTACCCTTTCGCAAATCATCGTCGCAAAAGACATGGCTGATAACCCTGCAACAGCTACACCCGACCAAACACTTTTTGATGCTTTACGTGAAATGGGCAAACGTCAGCACGGTGACTTATTGGTAGTTGCTAAAAATGACCCCAAACGTAAAGTTCTAGGTATCTTAACCAGCAACGATATCAATTCGATTTATGACGAACAGTTTGTTGATACCAGAGAACCAATAGCTAAAACACCTTTATCAATCATACGTAATTTACTTAAACGTATGCATATACCTGGTTTTATTTCTTCGAAGTAG
- a CDS encoding RNA polymerase sigma factor, translating to MTNTQSDISSEKLAYAAQHGDHNALNSLIKRHKNEAYRVALRMCGRPFDAEEILQLALERLFKHLRRYDHTRAFKPWLFRIVANQARSFLRKQYIKSLFFLSEPPAAPEPINDNSPHLSLHKDEVKQVLKDALLALPIDQREAFIFKHIEGLSFAQMQQATGASVAALRVRTHRARKAILQYLQDRHVTFSALRE from the coding sequence GTGACTAACACGCAAAGTGACATATCGAGTGAAAAACTCGCCTATGCTGCCCAACACGGTGATCATAACGCCTTAAATTCTCTTATCAAACGACACAAGAATGAAGCTTATCGGGTTGCGCTGCGCATGTGTGGTCGACCTTTTGACGCCGAAGAAATTTTACAGCTTGCTCTTGAACGCCTCTTTAAACATCTGCGCCGATATGATCATACCCGAGCCTTTAAGCCTTGGTTGTTTCGCATCGTAGCAAATCAGGCGCGTAGTTTTCTGCGTAAACAATATATTAAATCTCTATTTTTTTTGAGCGAACCGCCGGCTGCCCCAGAACCGATCAATGATAATAGCCCTCACCTTTCATTACATAAAGACGAAGTTAAACAGGTGCTCAAAGATGCGCTCTTAGCCTTGCCAATAGATCAACGTGAAGCTTTTATTTTTAAACATATCGAAGGGTTGTCGTTTGCCCAAATGCAACAAGCTACTGGAGCTTCGGTAGCTGCCTTGCGCGTACGAACGCATCGCGCTCGCAAAGCCATTCTGCAATACCTGCAAGACCGTCATGTAACGTTTTCGGCGTTACGTGAGTAG
- a CDS encoding thioredoxin fold domain-containing protein, with protein MFSFISKKCPVCHDMEPIINTLKIYCVGRQVNFVTYEINSPTNRYLINEFHLVGVPTFIFLNDQGIEVSRLVGKQPEKELLQALSMARGETCPEIGQLPTSDTSMKSFDANKTNYATENLSCHDPTNIKSISCLLSLP; from the coding sequence ATGTTTTCTTTTATCTCTAAAAAATGCCCAGTTTGTCACGACATGGAGCCAATAATAAATACACTAAAAATATATTGCGTTGGTCGACAAGTTAACTTTGTAACATATGAAATTAACTCGCCAACTAACCGCTACCTAATAAATGAGTTCCATTTAGTTGGAGTACCAACGTTCATTTTTTTAAATGACCAAGGGATCGAAGTTTCTCGTTTGGTTGGCAAGCAACCTGAAAAAGAACTACTTCAAGCACTAAGTATGGCCCGCGGAGAAACATGCCCTGAGATTGGTCAACTACCAACGTCTGATACTTCAATGAAGTCTTTTGATGCTAATAAAACTAATTATGCTACAGAAAATCTTTCATGCCATGATCCGACTAATATAAAGTCAATCTCCTGTTTATTGTCATTACCGTAA
- the trxA gene encoding thioredoxin, giving the protein MSNKTRKLTEQTFAAEALRKDGTPVLVDFWASWCGPCRAMEPILESLAEELEGKAVIAKVNVDEEPGLAGAARVQSIPTMLLLQNGEVKDVFIGVTSKAVLQSKILSLSKAA; this is encoded by the coding sequence ATGTCTAACAAGACTCGCAAACTCACCGAACAAACCTTTGCAGCCGAAGCCTTGCGTAAAGATGGCACCCCCGTTTTAGTAGATTTTTGGGCAAGTTGGTGCGGGCCTTGCAGAGCTATGGAGCCAATTTTAGAATCGTTAGCTGAAGAGCTTGAAGGCAAAGCGGTTATTGCTAAAGTAAACGTAGATGAAGAGCCTGGGCTAGCTGGTGCAGCTCGCGTTCAGTCAATTCCGACCATGCTGCTCTTGCAAAATGGTGAGGTAAAAGATGTGTTTATTGGCGTAACCAGCAAAGCTGTGTTGCAATCAAAAATTTTAAGCCTATCCAAAGCTGCTTAA
- the phoU gene encoding phosphate signaling complex protein PhoU, with the protein MNRKHTDLEYEDELRKLRERLLLMGAKVEEMLNKSMQALVNKDSDLAYRMIEYDNEIDELELAIDNLCLRVLAKRQPVASDLRFITLALKIVTDLERMGDLGVNICERTIELNTEPPLKPYIDLPKMADVVQSMIKDALDAFVSHNSEHAQAVLERDHIVDAYYGQIFRELFTYMLEDPKTIHRSIKIQSIAKYLERIGDHATNLAEMVVFMEHGKDIRHQGRQKNANPKENKPHGVLFLCVHNAVRSQMAEAWAIKTFPMGVRIWSAGSQPAKEINPLTIKVMQEVGIDLQGVKPKSFSEIPIGDVDTVINLCKEENCPYIPGELSRQSWNLPDPTQATGNDDEVLQAFRKIRDEIKNKLVTFMKAWA; encoded by the coding sequence ATGAATCGTAAACATACAGATCTCGAATATGAAGACGAATTACGTAAACTGCGTGAGCGTTTATTACTTATGGGTGCAAAAGTAGAAGAGATGTTGAATAAGTCGATGCAGGCTTTAGTTAATAAAGATAGCGATTTAGCATATCGCATGATCGAATACGATAATGAGATAGATGAGCTTGAGCTTGCTATTGATAATCTCTGTTTGCGGGTTTTAGCAAAGCGGCAACCAGTTGCCTCAGATTTAAGATTTATTACTTTAGCATTGAAAATAGTTACTGATTTAGAACGTATGGGTGATCTTGGGGTAAATATATGTGAGCGCACAATTGAGCTAAATACTGAACCACCATTGAAGCCGTATATCGATTTACCTAAAATGGCTGACGTGGTTCAATCAATGATTAAAGATGCTCTTGATGCATTTGTTTCGCATAACTCCGAGCATGCTCAAGCTGTACTTGAGCGAGATCATATTGTTGATGCTTACTATGGGCAAATATTTCGGGAGCTCTTTACCTATATGCTTGAAGATCCTAAAACTATTCATCGTTCCATCAAGATACAATCTATTGCAAAGTATCTTGAACGCATTGGCGATCATGCAACTAATTTGGCCGAAATGGTAGTTTTTATGGAACACGGCAAGGATATTCGTCATCAGGGACGACAAAAAAACGCCAACCCTAAAGAAAATAAACCTCATGGGGTGCTATTTTTGTGCGTACACAATGCAGTGCGCAGTCAAATGGCTGAAGCTTGGGCAATAAAAACGTTCCCGATGGGAGTGCGTATCTGGAGTGCCGGCTCACAACCAGCAAAGGAGATTAATCCATTAACTATAAAAGTAATGCAAGAAGTTGGCATTGATTTACAAGGTGTTAAGCCAAAAAGTTTCTCTGAAATACCAATTGGTGATGTTGATACTGTTATCAATCTTTGCAAAGAAGAAAACTGTCCATATATACCTGGCGAATTATCAAGACAATCATGGAATTTGCCTGATCCAACACAGGCGACAGGTAATGATGATGAGGTTTTGCAAGCGTTTCGTAAAATACGCGATGAAATAAAAAATAAACTTGTAACATTTATGAAAGCATGGGCATGA
- a CDS encoding diguanylate cyclase, which translates to MNLLQIATALMAATDGLIVLDYHENVLFASQGAAEIFGFENPEQLVGYALFDLLQSSDTANAKFILDCLKVHKKLKPTRLAIKNHTKNEIWVELRANNIPQTTKNELPPSILLSLHIIPSSPRHDEKVHQLEYIVNTLQITAATDQLTGTYNRRHFELVAHNEIERSHRYGQPLSLIMIDIDHFKDVNDRLGHLIGDQALVAIAQLAIKICRSFDVVCRWGGEEFVLLVPGVGGEEALKIAERLRKQVREADIPNVGRLTISAGVTQLGTHETFEQWIKRTDDTLYKAKNAGRDRCELSSQSSDTHTIRLLNLVWDPSYSSGSERIDQEHIELFVLGNAIFEALLTNSPVDKLQNRFIQLRDSLEMHFQHEEQILKDIKYPYLNEHIDLHLELLKRFKKFFTNIKNKNSLTFSKLVDVLVKQLVLEHLLKADQKYFPFLSPHLRISKYHK; encoded by the coding sequence TTGAATTTGCTACAAATCGCCACCGCCTTAATGGCAGCTACTGACGGTTTAATTGTATTAGACTACCATGAGAATGTATTATTTGCTTCGCAAGGGGCTGCGGAGATTTTTGGATTTGAAAATCCTGAGCAACTCGTAGGTTACGCATTATTTGACCTATTGCAATCATCTGATACGGCTAATGCAAAATTTATTCTTGATTGCTTAAAAGTGCATAAAAAACTTAAGCCAACCCGTCTTGCCATTAAAAATCACACTAAAAATGAAATTTGGGTTGAATTACGGGCTAACAATATTCCGCAAACCACAAAAAATGAACTTCCGCCAAGTATTTTATTGAGTTTACACATAATCCCATCATCACCACGTCATGATGAAAAGGTACATCAGCTTGAATATATAGTTAATACTTTACAAATAACCGCAGCTACTGATCAACTTACCGGTACCTATAATCGTCGTCATTTTGAATTAGTCGCACATAACGAAATTGAACGTAGTCATCGTTATGGCCAGCCATTATCATTAATCATGATTGATATTGATCATTTCAAAGATGTTAATGATCGTCTTGGACATCTTATTGGCGATCAAGCACTAGTTGCTATAGCACAGCTTGCTATTAAAATTTGCCGATCATTTGATGTTGTTTGTCGATGGGGTGGTGAAGAATTTGTTCTACTTGTACCGGGTGTTGGTGGTGAAGAAGCCTTAAAAATTGCTGAACGACTTCGTAAACAAGTACGTGAAGCCGATATCCCAAATGTTGGTCGCCTTACTATTAGTGCTGGCGTTACTCAATTAGGAACTCATGAAACTTTTGAACAATGGATAAAACGAACTGATGATACTCTATATAAAGCAAAAAACGCTGGCCGTGATCGTTGCGAGTTATCCTCTCAGTCCTCAGATACTCACACAATTAGACTATTAAATCTAGTTTGGGATCCTAGCTATTCAAGTGGCTCCGAAAGAATTGATCAAGAGCATATTGAGTTATTTGTTTTGGGTAATGCTATATTTGAAGCTCTGCTAACAAATTCCCCTGTTGATAAATTACAAAATCGCTTTATCCAATTGCGTGATTCACTGGAAATGCATTTTCAACATGAAGAACAAATATTAAAAGATATCAAATATCCTTATTTAAATGAACATATAGATTTACATTTAGAGCTATTAAAACGGTTTAAAAAGTTTTTTACTAACATTAAAAATAAAAATTCACTAACCTTTAGTAAGTTAGTTGATGTCTTAGTGAAACAACTAGTGTTAGAACACTTATTAAAAGCTGATCAAAAATACTTTCCTTTCTTATCACCGCATTTGCGTATTTCGAAATATCACAAATAA